The window TTTACATATCCTGTGAGTGTAGTTGCCGTCTTTCGCGTTGGCATTGTTTTCCCTACCTCGAACGCAGCTGCGTCAAAGACCGTTGGAAGCACACCAGCCTCCTCACAAACGGACTGCAGCCGGTCAAGCCAAAATTCGTAGCCTTCGGCATCGGTCAAATCCGAATTGGGATGTTCCAACCGAGGTTCTCACCAAGCCAACCGGCTACTCGACTATCGAGCGGAATCTCGTATCGCGCTAGGCCAAGTTCTTGGAGGAGGTTGCGCGACTGCTTTGGACCAATGCCGCAAAGGTTCTCAGAGAGCAAGTGTGCCACCTTGCGTTCTTGATTGATCGTGTCCGCGAGGTGGCCTTTCACGTCAGCTTGAGCGAGTGCCTGCATGACGGAGGAAAGCTCTCCCCAGATGCCCGGGTCTCCGAATAGAGTTTCGAGGTTGGCGCGCAGGAACTTTGTGATCGGGCCACCGAAACGGAAGCTCTTCAAAATCACTCTGATTTCATCATCGCTCTTCTGTTCGTAGACCTCGAGACTTAGCGGGAACGGTTCGCGTTTTGCAAATGATGCGACTTCAGAATCCGGGGTTGAACGCTGCTGCGACGTAAGCAAGGCTAATACAAGCTGCTCCCAGAAAGTCTGTTTCGACGGCGAGATCACGTTTTGTTGTGCGGCACTACGAATCCTGTCCGCTACCCAGGCTGTCGTCTTCGTTCGGTCGACCACTTCAAGAATCAGCGAGGCTTCCACATTCTTTGTTGGCGTAGATGGCGATATGAGATTCATTCTCTTGTCTCCACTTCCCATTATGGCGCGCTCAGGGAGGACGGATCCTCCCTGTCTTCAGCCGCTCTGCGTCTTACGCCACCCGCCTCAGCGGGACGTTCCCTCCCGCAACGCCCTCCCTATCGTTCCTGTGCGCTGGCGCGCACCAATAAGGAAAACAAGCCTCGCTAAGGGGTGAGTGTACCGCGACATGCGTTACGTTGTGGACCTGAGACATCCGTTACAAGCCCCTTGCGGTGGCGATGGTTCGAGTTGAGGGGGCACGAGAAGACATATATCCGGTCGTCGGGGCCGTGGGAATGTGGGAATCCCGAAGGGATTTCCAAAGAGTGTGGGAAGGGTGGGAAGCCGGCTTCTTGGCTTTCCATGCTTTCCATACTCTGTCTACTGGAATGGTCCGCCGCTTGTTTTACAGCAGGATTATCTTGGCGGGTAGGAGGCTTACCATGGAAATCACAACACTCGGCATTGACCTAAGCAAAACCACCTTTCACGTTATTGGGCTGAACGCACGAGGTGAGATTGTGCTGCGGAAGAAGTTCTCGCGTAAGCAGCTTCTAGTCTTTACTGCGAACCGACAGCAGATCCTGATTGGAACGGAAGCCTGCGGAGGCGCGCACTACCTCGCTCGTGCCCTGCGGGAACAAGGCCATGACGTCAGGCTTATGCCGGCACAGTACGTGAAGCCCTACGTCAAGACGAACAAAAACGACTACCTGGACGCAGAAGCGATCGCGGAAGCCGTGCAGCGACCGACGATGCGTTTCGTGCCGATCAAAACTGATGAGCAGCTGGATCTCCAGGCCCTACACCGGGTGCGCGATCGTTGGGTAGCAAGGCGCACTGCGGTCATGAACCAGATGCGCGGCTTCCTGCTCGAACGCGGCATCACGATGCGCAAGGGGCCTTCTCACCTGGCTGCGCAGCTGCAAATCATTTTCGGAGAAGGCAATTGCTCCTTCTCAGGACGGACGCAAGGTTTGCTTTTGGAGTTGAAGCACGAGTGGGATGAACTCGAAAGGCGGATTGAGGAAGCAAGCGCCGAACTCCAGCGGATTGCGAAACAGGATGATGCCTGCAGTCGGTTGATGGAGATCCCCGGCATCGGTCCGTTGGTGTCGACGGCACTGGTAGCGTCGGTCGGCAATGCAATCACCTTCCGAAAAGGAAGGGATCTGGCTGCATGGCTGGGCCTGGTTCCACGCCAACACTCTACCGGGGGCAGGCCGAAGTTATTAGGCATTAGCAAGCGAGGAAATGAGTATCTGCGACGCATGCTGCTGCATGGTGCTCGATCGGTGATGATGCAGGTCGAGCGTAATCCTTCGGCTCTGGGAGTATGGATTACTGATCTATCGAAGCGAAAGCATCACAACGTGACGGCAGTCGCCCTGGCTAACAAGATGGCGCGCATTGCCTGGGCGATGCTGACTCGAGGTAGCCATTACTCCGCCTCTCAGCTGGCCGTTGCCTGAGACGAGGGCAGGAAAAGACGCCCGTTGAGCGGGCTTGGAAATCAGAGAGACGATTTCCACTTTCCCAACCCTCCTGCTGCAACGATGTTTTAACACCCCTTCGGGTTTGCGAGACAAATCAATGTGTGTGTGAACGGTCAAAACCGGCGTTGCTCAAGTCTGTCTGGAAATGCGAACTTCTTGAGTTCGGCTGTCTTTGTAGACCAGCGATGCGCGGACTCCATTATGGCCAGGAGCTTGTCTCCACAAACAGGCCGGATACATTTGCGCAGACCAACCCACCCACGACAACGATTCTGCTTGCAATCTCGCGGCGGACCATACAATTTCCATGGCCTGCTTTTCGCCCAGGCGAAGAGCTGAGTTGACAGCTAGATCGTCCAGCGCAATGGGCCGTACTCGCAAGGAAGTGTCCGTCGTGATTGTTGTCGCTGAGTGCCTTGGCGATCTGCACTAGAGATTTGTCAATCATCAAATCGCAGCGCTTCAAAGAGGCCTTTAGACTTTTTCGTTTCTATGGCAACTTGCAATTCCGAAAGTCCCTGTTTATTGGAGTTGTTCTGAGATTCCGCCCCAGTCCTCCGGGAGAATGTCAGATACGGATTGTGAAAACGTCCAGGAATGGCCTGCAAGATCCTCGGCAACGTACTGCCGCTCTCCGTAAGGATGGGTACCTGGTTCTTGGGTAATTTTCGCGCCGTGCTCTCTTGCGTGATTGCAGTGTGCATCTGCGTCGTCGATGCGGACGGTGACCGAATGGCCGAGGCCGACAGCACCGCCGATCTCATGCGGGCGAAGCTCTCTTGCGATAATCGCGCCTTCTCCGACGTTGAGCTGCACGCGGTGCGTGTCGACTCGCAGGCGGACTGTAAAGGCGAACGCCTGGCACAGCCAAGCCGCTGCCTCATTCGCATTTAGGTAAGCGAGAACCGGGATTACCGTGGCGCGAGGTATTGATCGATTCCAAATCATCTGCAAACTCCCAATAGCGTCAGGCTAGGCTTTGAGGCGACTATAGCAGCGTCATCCTACCCAACCCCATAACAGCCCATCCATAGCCTTCTCAGAATCGACGTGCAAGTCAACCTTTTCCCGGCCATTCCCAGGTCGGTTCAATTGTTGAGAACAGGCCAAAGCACTCATTGAGAAATTGGTAATGGGGCGATCGATAAGCCCCGAAAATCGCGGGTTTCTCAAGGCTTGCTAAAAAGGGGCGTCCGAAACTAGACTCGCGTGTGAGAGCTTTGGCTGAATCAGAGCTGGACATTAGTTTCATGAGAGGCCCGTGTGATGGCTAAGAATGCAGCTCGAGTCTTTTTGGGTCTCGCCTATTGCCTGCTTGTTAGCCTGAGTTCTGCCTCCGCTGAGGTTAAGGCGGTCGTCATTACGAGCCGTTTGCCGTGGCTCGACGGCAAGCCCGTAGGATCGGTGGGTGCATACGAAAAGCTGCAGGGGCACATCACATACACCATCGATCCAAAGGCAAAGGGAAATGAACGTATTGCTGATATTACGCTTGCACCTCGAGATGCACATGGAATGGTTGAGTTCACGGCTGACTTCGTTGTTGTGCGTCCCGTAGACCCGGCCAAGGCCCGGTCTACGGTCTTTCTTGAAATTCTAAATCGGGGCAAGAGCAATGTCAGCCGATATTTATTTCAGTCAGATCGCAAGACCCCGTTCAGGGTTGAGACGCTGGACGGGGTGAAGCTGCGCGATGCGTTTTTGTTCGAGCGGGGTTTTACGGTTGCGTGGGTGGGATGGCAATTCGACCTGCCCAAAGGAACGATTCGTGTAGATGTACCTGCGGTACCGGCGCCGGGGTTGGTGCGGGAGGCTATTGCACCGGACGCGAAGGAACTTGCGAGTGGAATACATTCGTTAAAGGAATCGTATTGCGCCGCCGATGCGGAACAGGCTGCCGCGACGCTTTCGGTGAAGGCGAGCTTCGCTGGGCCGGCGCAGCTCTTGTTACGTAGTTCCTGGTCTTTCGCGCACCGGGATGATGGGAAAGCGGTACCGGATGCCTGTTCGATTTTGTTGCCGGGCGGGATCAAACCGGGAAAGGAGTATGAGGCTGTATATCAAGGTGCGCCTTCACCCGTCGCTGGACTTGGATTAGCCGCAGTTCGCGATTTTGTTTCGTATTTGAAGTTTGGTGGCGTGCCGTCTGCGCTGCGCGAAAGCCCTCAGACGGAACAGCACGTTTTGGGGTATGGATATTCCCAAAGTGCTCGTTTTTTAAGACAATACCTGTACCAAGGATTCAATGCGGATGAGCACGGTCGGCAGGCGTTCGATGCGATGTTTATTGCAAGCGCGGGCGGGGGACGAGGAAGTTTTAACCAACGATACGCGATGCCGGGGGAGGCCGGTAATTCTGTCATGTCTGACCTGAGGCCAGTTGATCTATTTCCTTTCACGGACGGAGATGACACGGACCCTTTCACGGGAAAGCGCGATGGCTTATTGGATGAGGCAAAGAAGTCGAAGACAGTACCTAAGATCTTCTATACGTATAGTTCGAGCGAATATTGGGCGCGGGTAGGTTCGCTGGCCTACACGACCGTAGATGGGAAGCGTGAGCTACCAATCGATGGCCATGCGCGGCTTTACTTCTTCGCGGGAGTGCCGCACGCGCATGGAATTTTTCCAGTAGACAAGATAGGGCTCACACCAGGTCAGACGTATGAGAACTATGGGAATTTCGCCAGTTCCTGGTGGGCGTTTCGGGCGCTGGTTCTGGATCTGGACGCGTGGATGGTGAGCGGTGAAGAGCCGCCACCGTCCGTGTATCCGCGTCCTGGGCATGACCTCGTTGCGCGGGAGCAGGTTCGATTCCCGAAGATACCGGGTTTGGAGTTCCCCTCGTACACGCCACAGAACTGGCGAATGGATTTTGGGAAGGAGTTTGCAGTGTCGGGTGTGCCCACGATCGAGCCTCCCAAACTCGGTCCGGAGTATCCGGTTCTGGTGCCTCAGGTCGATGAGGATGGCAACGACAGGGGCGGGATCGCTCTACCTTTTGTGGCGGTGCCGTTGGGAACATTCACTGGTTGGAACTATGAACTACCGAAGCTTGAGTCATTTCATTATTTGGCCGGGCTGATTGGTAGCTTCCAACAGTTTGCATGCACCAAAGCTGATCGAGACCGGAGTGGCGATCCTCGACTTTCGATTGCGGAGCGATATGCCGATCGCGCAGACTACCTAGCCAAAGTGCATGCGGCTTCGCTCGCCCTAGTTGGAAGAAAGCTCTTGCTTGCCGAGGATTTGGGCGCTATTGAGAAGGAGAGTGAAGGCTTCTGGGATGGGCTTACCGTCGACGATCAACCACACAACCGAAACAAAAAGCTCCAGTAAAAAGAGTTGGATCTCGGCTTTCGGTCGTTTTCTTTCCGGGTCCTATAACGGCATCTTCCTTCTCTCAGATCGCTGAGGGTAGTGCGAGTTCTCGGGACTATCTGGGGGCTCGATGAGTGCATTGGCGATAATGCTCTCATTGACAAGACTGTGGCGAGCGAATGCGTTAGTTATCTGTCCGGCAAGTTGCTTCTATGACATCTCAGCTCCACGATCGTAAGCAATATCGACCAAGTATTGGCTTTTCTCGACATCAAGGAGGACTTCGAATTTGCCGCGTTCGTGATGGGGCCCCCTCAGTGTCCATGCCAGTCAAGCGCGTATATCTCCTGGGTTCCAACATCTCGCAGCACCAAAGGGTCGCCATCGGGCGTCAACGAAAATGCGATACCTGCGAGCCGTCCTGCGAGTCCAATACCCTTCAGACTGGCAACCTCCTTGACCTGCCGGTCGCTTAGGCGGACTCGCATAATGGCCGGGTCGTCTCCCTGCCGCACGAAGAACAAATACAAACCATCCCTCGACCACGTTGGAAAGCCACCGCCGGTCGCGATCTGCTCCCATTTCCGGCTCTTGAAGTCGTAAAGCATCAGGTCGCGCCCATTCGCTCCCCATGCTGCGGCGTGAGTTCCGTCTGGCGACCACGCACCCGCGAACATTCCCTTAGAACCCGGCAGAGTTTCTACTGTCTGGGTCTTGACGTTTAGAACATGAATGCCGATTACTGATGGGTCCGGCACGAAAAACGGGAAATCACTGTACATCAGGGACATTCCGTCGGGAGACCAGTTGGTCGACATCTGATTCCCGCCTGCAGGCTGGGCCGGTCTTGCCTCCCCGCCCTCGCCGGAGATCACATAAGCCTGCGGCTTTTGACCGCCCTTATATCCGTAGAAGACGATCTGGTTAGCGTCTGGCGACCAGAATGGAACCATCACCTGCAACGGAGGAGATGTCAACTGGAGCCGATCACTACCATCCGTCCGGCAACGCCAAAGCGAGCCGCCCGGAAAGTCCACATAGGCGAGCCATTCTCCGTCCCGCGAGATGTCGATAAAGTCGGCTGAAATACCACGCAGAGGTGGGGATCCATAAGGCACAAACTGCTTCGTTCGGGAATCGAAGCGTTCCATTTCACTTCGCAACTGCTGGCCGATAACGAACAGCTTCCTTCCATCAGGACTTAGCACGGGAGCCAGAGAGCTGAGCTGGCCGCCGGTCAGTTGCACGGGTTCATTCACGTCTTTGTCGACCCACTTCATTGCGCTGGGTAACAGGCTCGGTTGAGACGGCATCGACCAGATCTCTGACCGGCCAAGTCGCCTCGTTTGGAAGACAAAATCCCTCCCATCGGGAGTCCAGCTTCCGCAACATACGTCCATTGGGCCGTCCTTGGAGTTCCATCCCTTCAGCAACCTGCGCAAGCCGTGTCCGTCGGCCCCTATCTCCCACAGCGCAAGCGAAGCAGAACGCAGGTCGAAGACCGATAACCTGATCAGCTTTCCGTCGGGTGACCACCGAGGCATCCACCCCGGCCCAGACAAAGTAGATATCTTCTTCGCCCCGGTTCCGTCCCCGTTCGCCACGTAGAGGTCAGCTCCCTGTAGATAGGCCAGCAATTCCCCATTTGGTGACCAGGATGCGTCGCGCCCTTTGACACCATTCAGCTGCCGCGCCGCACCACCAGGCACTGAAAGTGCCCACAGCGTCGAAAACGGTGACGGGTTGACGCCGTCCGAAACCAGCATCTCCGATCGGCTTCGCGCCAGATCCAGAAGTTGCGGTTGACTGATACCCAAAGGGATTCTGGCTGTTTCTCCGCCATGAACCGATACCTCAGCCAACTGTAGGGCGTCGGTCGAACCTTCAGTGAAGTAGACGTTCACCCCATCGGTAAACAAGGCGGCATCGGGGCCACCCTCTGCAATCATGTGTCCGCGTTTCACCAGGCCATCATGGGTGATCTGAACATAGCCTGACATCATCGGCCGAGAAAGTGCGACTCGCCATGTCCACAGACCAAGAAGCAAGAGAGCTATGCAAACACATGCCGCCAGACCCGTAACCAGGCGGTAGATTCGACTTCGAGACTGCGTCGGCGAGGATGCCTCAATCTCTCGATCGGCAAAAGCGCCTTCGGCCGCAAGCGTTGGCTGGAATCCTTGCGAAGAAATGCCCAGTCTATCCAAATCGACCACCGGAACCGCGAGTCGGTAGCCGCGCTTTGGAAGCGTTTGAATGTAGTCTCCGCCGCTTGAAGTTTTCCCCAACTCCTTTCGCAGGAGAGAGATATTTTGAGTTAAGTTTCCCTCCTCAACAAAGGTCTCGGGCCAAACTAGTTTCATCAGCGTCTGCTTACTAACCATTTCCCCATGGCGCTCCACCAACACGGCAAGTATAGAGATGGCCTTGGGTGGCAATCCGACCAGCCGATTGTCACGAGACAAAGTGCCCTGCTCTGGATCGAGCTCAAAGTCGCCAAAACCGTATAAACATCGATTTAGCAAGGCATTCACTCCCTTGAGAAAAAACTGAGGATTTCTTGAGCGTTCGCGTGAGGACTAAGCGCACCTCTCTCTCTTAATGTAGCTCCTGTTCAGAACAGGCAGTTTGACGCATCCCGGAATGTCCGGAGATTGGAGCCGCCGCATGACACCCACCGCACTCGCCAAGGATGCGCTCGACCCGGGTCGCCGGTCGTCGTTTCCCGAATCTTCGCTTGTGGAAACAGTAGATAACAAATCGGAGACTCTAGCCGAAATTCTCTCCCGTAAGCGTCGCGACCACCGCTTCTTTTTAGTCCTGGCGACGCTCGCCGCCATCACGATCTTCTCGGGATTTTCAGCGACCTACTACCTCAAGCCACTCCGAGGTCTCGTACCTCGTCCGGCAAGCTCGCAGCTGCCGATGGTGATCCATTTGCACGGAGCAGTCTTCACTCTCTACGTTCTTTTTTACCTCTTCCAGACCGCGCTAATCTCGCGAGGCCAACGTGCTCTGCACATGACGCTGGGGTGGGTTTCGATCGCACTGATTCCCGCGATGGTGGTACTGGGAACGATGGCGGCATTCCGGGGTGCCAGCGTGGGCCACATGCAGAACTGGCCCGACCTCGAATCTGCAGCCATGGTGAACGTGATGTCAGTATTTGTATTTGCAGTTATCGCCCGTCGGTATCTTGGTGCGAAAAAAGCCCGAAGCCCACAAACGGCTCATGTCTCTCTCCTTCATGACGCTTCTGCCGCCCGCCCTTGCTCGTCCGACACTGGCATCGCTCCTGGGACCTGCGGGAGTGGTTGCTGCCATCTTCGCCTTCATTCTCGCAGGATCAGTCTATGACCTGGTCACGCGCCGCCGCATTCATCCCGCATATATCTTGGGCGTCATATTTTTCATCATTGCCGGCCCACCTGTCCGCCTGGCAATTGGCGCCACACCTGCCTGGCACCACTTTGTTCACTGGGCAATCCGTCAGTGAAACCGGGGATTGCCAAACATTGAGATCGACCATAATCATCCACCTTCACAGCTCGCAGTCAAATTGGCCGGGCACCATTAGCCTCACTTTGCAGAAAGGCGCCTCAATATGAAATTTCTTTCCAGCCGTTTGTTACTGATGTTGAGACTCAAGAACACAGCACCGTTTGTCCACGTCCCGTCATTCGCGATTATCTTGATGACACTCGCAAGCAATGTGGTTTCCATCTGTGCTTTCGGCCAGATCGCGCCGCTATTGCCAGAAGTCCGGGAAGGCGACTACGTCACTAAAGATTTCCACTTCAAAGACGGGGAAGTCCTGCCGGAGCTTCGGATACACTACCGCCTGCTCGGACAGCCTCACCGCAACCCGAACGGGCATGTAGACAATGCCGTGCTTCTGCTGCATATGACAGGCCCGGATGGTGCGGTCTTTCTAAGTCCGCCGTTTGGTGGCGTGCTGTTCGTCCCGGGCGGCGTGCTCGACGCCTCAAAATATTTCCTCATTCTTCCCGACGGCATTGGGCACGGCAAGTCTTCGAAACCAAGCGATGGCCTGCATAGCCACTTTCCAAAATATGACTACGATGACATGGTCGCCGCCGAGCACATGCTTGTGACCGATGGCCTCCAAGTCGACCATCTGCGGCTCATCTTGGGAGCGTCAATGGGATGCATGCACACCTGGATGTGGGGAGAGAACTACCCTGGAGCAGCTGATGCTCTGGCCGCGCTCGCCTGTATGCCAGCTCAGATAGCCGGAAAAAATCGGGCGTGGCGCTACATGATCATCAAGGCCATTACAGATGATCCGGGCTATATGCAAGGCGATTATAAAACGGAGCCTGCATCGTTGCGGACTGCCGCAGACCTAATGGTGATGCTGGACATCACTCCCTTGAAAGTGCTCAAACAGTGCCAGAGCCGAGACGCCGCCGACAAGTGTACCGAAGACTACTGGTCTTGGGCAGCGAAAAACTTTGATGCAAACGACCTACTTTACGCCATCAATGCGTCGAGAAACTACGATCCATCGGCAGATCTCGAGAAGATACATGTTCCATTGACCGCCATCGATTCTGCCGATGACGCTCTCTACCCACCTGACGTGAATGTGTTGCCCACGCAGATCAAACGCGTTCAGAAAGGAAAGTTCGTAATGCTGCCGGCCTCCAGATTCACAAGAGGCGAGGGTACCGACATGTTGGCCGC is drawn from Edaphobacter lichenicola and contains these coding sequences:
- a CDS encoding alpha/beta fold hydrolase, with the translated sequence MKFLSSRLLLMLRLKNTAPFVHVPSFAIILMTLASNVVSICAFGQIAPLLPEVREGDYVTKDFHFKDGEVLPELRIHYRLLGQPHRNPNGHVDNAVLLLHMTGPDGAVFLSPPFGGVLFVPGGVLDASKYFLILPDGIGHGKSSKPSDGLHSHFPKYDYDDMVAAEHMLVTDGLQVDHLRLILGASMGCMHTWMWGENYPGAADALAALACMPAQIAGKNRAWRYMIIKAITDDPGYMQGDYKTEPASLRTAADLMVMLDITPLKVLKQCQSRDAADKCTEDYWSWAAKNFDANDLLYAINASRNYDPSADLEKIHVPLTAIDSADDALYPPDVNVLPTQIKRVQKGKFVMLPASRFTRGEGTDMLAALWSNYLAELLDRSQP
- a CDS encoding VOC family protein; this translates as MIWNRSIPRATVIPVLAYLNANEAAAWLCQAFAFTVRLRVDTHRVQLNVGEGAIIARELRPHEIGGAVGLGHSVTVRIDDADAHCNHAREHGAKITQEPGTHPYGERQYVAEDLAGHSWTFSQSVSDILPEDWGGISEQLQ
- a CDS encoding alpha/beta hydrolase domain-containing protein — encoded protein: MAKNAARVFLGLAYCLLVSLSSASAEVKAVVITSRLPWLDGKPVGSVGAYEKLQGHITYTIDPKAKGNERIADITLAPRDAHGMVEFTADFVVVRPVDPAKARSTVFLEILNRGKSNVSRYLFQSDRKTPFRVETLDGVKLRDAFLFERGFTVAWVGWQFDLPKGTIRVDVPAVPAPGLVREAIAPDAKELASGIHSLKESYCAADAEQAAATLSVKASFAGPAQLLLRSSWSFAHRDDGKAVPDACSILLPGGIKPGKEYEAVYQGAPSPVAGLGLAAVRDFVSYLKFGGVPSALRESPQTEQHVLGYGYSQSARFLRQYLYQGFNADEHGRQAFDAMFIASAGGGRGSFNQRYAMPGEAGNSVMSDLRPVDLFPFTDGDDTDPFTGKRDGLLDEAKKSKTVPKIFYTYSSSEYWARVGSLAYTTVDGKRELPIDGHARLYFFAGVPHAHGIFPVDKIGLTPGQTYENYGNFASSWWAFRALVLDLDAWMVSGEEPPPSVYPRPGHDLVAREQVRFPKIPGLEFPSYTPQNWRMDFGKEFAVSGVPTIEPPKLGPEYPVLVPQVDEDGNDRGGIALPFVAVPLGTFTGWNYELPKLESFHYLAGLIGSFQQFACTKADRDRSGDPRLSIAERYADRADYLAKVHAASLALVGRKLLLAEDLGAIEKESEGFWDGLTVDDQPHNRNKKLQ
- a CDS encoding IS110 family RNA-guided transposase, yielding MEITTLGIDLSKTTFHVIGLNARGEIVLRKKFSRKQLLVFTANRQQILIGTEACGGAHYLARALREQGHDVRLMPAQYVKPYVKTNKNDYLDAEAIAEAVQRPTMRFVPIKTDEQLDLQALHRVRDRWVARRTAVMNQMRGFLLERGITMRKGPSHLAAQLQIIFGEGNCSFSGRTQGLLLELKHEWDELERRIEEASAELQRIAKQDDACSRLMEIPGIGPLVSTALVASVGNAITFRKGRDLAAWLGLVPRQHSTGGRPKLLGISKRGNEYLRRMLLHGARSVMMQVERNPSALGVWITDLSKRKHHNVTAVALANKMARIAWAMLTRGSHYSASQLAVA
- a CDS encoding winged helix-turn-helix domain-containing protein, which produces MVSKQTLMKLVWPETFVEEGNLTQNISLLRKELGKTSSGGDYIQTLPKRGYRLAVPVVDLDRLGISSQGFQPTLAAEGAFADREIEASSPTQSRSRIYRLVTGLAACVCIALLLLGLWTWRVALSRPMMSGYVQITHDGLVKRGHMIAEGGPDAALFTDGVNVYFTEGSTDALQLAEVSVHGGETARIPLGISQPQLLDLARSRSEMLVSDGVNPSPFSTLWALSVPGGAARQLNGVKGRDASWSPNGELLAYLQGADLYVANGDGTGAKKISTLSGPGWMPRWSPDGKLIRLSVFDLRSASLALWEIGADGHGLRRLLKGWNSKDGPMDVCCGSWTPDGRDFVFQTRRLGRSEIWSMPSQPSLLPSAMKWVDKDVNEPVQLTGGQLSSLAPVLSPDGRKLFVIGQQLRSEMERFDSRTKQFVPYGSPPLRGISADFIDISRDGEWLAYVDFPGGSLWRCRTDGSDRLQLTSPPLQVMVPFWSPDANQIVFYGYKGGQKPQAYVISGEGGEARPAQPAGGNQMSTNWSPDGMSLMYSDFPFFVPDPSVIGIHVLNVKTQTVETLPGSKGMFAGAWSPDGTHAAAWGANGRDLMLYDFKSRKWEQIATGGGFPTWSRDGLYLFFVRQGDDPAIMRVRLSDRQVKEVASLKGIGLAGRLAGIAFSLTPDGDPLVLRDVGTQEIYALDWHGH